The region TGGCAGCAGCAGATGAGCCACCTCCTCGCGCAGTTCCACCAGGCGTTCGGGCACTTGCCGTGGCCGGTCTACCGGGTCGTGCCGTCCCGCTACGAGCGGCTCGTGGACCTTGACGAGGATCAGCTCGCGGAGGTCGGCTGCACCGTCGAGGTCGGCGACAACGGCGAGCTGGAGTACCGGATGCGGGACGGCCGCCGGATCGACAACCCCGAGACCCACCAGGTGCTGGTGTCCTGCCTGGACCCGATCCTGCGGCAGAACCCCGGCGGCCAGCAGCCGATGCCGGCCGCGCCCCCTCCGCCGCCCTGGTGATGTTGGGACATAACGGTCGGGTCGGGGCCCCACACGTGACAGGTGCGCGCAGTCGTGCGAGGCTCGATGCATGGGCGGCGGAAGTTGGTACTTCTGTTTGAAGCATCGGCAGGTCGAGCCGAAGGCCGGCTGCCGGGCGGCTGACCGCTTGGGCCCATACCCGGACCGGGAGACCGCCGCTCGTGCGCTCGAGATAGCCGAGGAGCGGACCAAGGCGGCCGACGAGGTCGACCGGCGCTGGAACAGCGAGGACTGAGCTCGTGGCGGCGGCGGGAGTCCCACCGGGTGGCACCGGAGTTGCCGCCGCCTTACCGACCGGCCGCAGTCGCACGGAACTCGGCCCGGAACCGGGCATGGATTTCTCGGCGATCCGCGCCGAACTGGGCCTGCCGGTCGACTACCCGACCGCCGCGCTGGCCGAGGTGGAGCAGACCGTCGCGCAGCCGGTGCTCACCGGGACGCGCGTGGACGCCACCGACCTGCCACTGGTCACGGTGGATCCGCCCGGCGCCAAGGACCTCGACCAGGCGGTGCTGGTCCAGCGGCGGCGCAGCGGATTCCGGATCCACTACGCGATCGCCGACGTCGCCGCGTTCGTGATGCCCGGGGGCGCGCTGGATGTCGAGGCGCGGCGCCGCGGGCAGACCCTCTACCTGCCGGACGGCAACGTTCCGCTACACCCGGCACGGCTGTCCGAAGACGCCGCGAGCCTGTTGCCGGACCAGGTGCGCGCGGCCGTGCTGTGGACGATCGACCTGGATTCCGACGGGCTTCCGGTGCGCGTCGATGTCCATCGGGCCCTGGTGCGCTCGGTGGCGCAGTTGGACTACGACGGCGTGCAGCGCTCGCTGCGGCTCGGCGACCCGCACCCGTCGATCGAGCTGTTGCCGGAGGTCGGGCGGTTGCGCCGGGAGCAGGCGGTGCTGCGCGGCGCGATCGAACTTGGCCTGCCCGAGCAGCAGGTGGAATCCGACGGTGGCGGCGGATGGCGGTTGGTGCTGCGTCCCCGGCTGGTGGTCGAGGCGTGGAACGCCGAGATTTCCCTTCTCACCGGCATGTGCGCGGCGGAGATGATGCTCTCGGCTGGGATCGGCGTGCTGCGGACGGTGCCGGACCCGGAACCGGAAACCGTGGCCGGACTGCGCCGCTCGGCGACCCGGCTGGGCGTCGATTGGCCGGTGGATACCCCACCCGCCATCGCGCTGGCGGGGCTCGACCCGATCCGGCCGGAGGCGCTGGCCGTGCACGTGGCGGCGACCCGTTTACTCCGCGGTGCGGGCTACACCGCCTTTGGCGACGGGGCGCCCGCGAAGGCCAACCATGCGGGCATCGGCGCCTCGTATGCGCACGTCACGGCCCCGCTGCGGCGTCTGGTCGACCGCTACAGCGCCGAGGTATGCCTGGCGGTGGCCTCGGACCGGGAAGTACCCGAGTGGGTGCACGCCGCGCTGGCCGCGCTGCCGTCGGCGATGGGCAGCTCGGACCGGGTCGCCGGGCAGGTGGAGCGGGCCTGCATCGCCCAGGCGCAGGCCTGGTCGCTGGCGTCGCGGATCGGCGAGGAATTCGCGGCGACGGTGCTGCGCGTGCCCAATGGTTCGGCCGGTGAGGTGTTCGTGGCCGACCCGCCGGTCATCGCGCGCTGCACCGGCGGCGGGCTCGGCGAGGGCCAGCAAGTCCGGGTGCGGCTCGTCGAGGCCGATCCGGCGCGCCGCGACGTCGCCTTCGAAGTGGCCTGAAGCACACCCCGCACTGGTGGCGGATTCGCCGTCCCGGGTCGATCGTGGTTTCGCATGGTCGACGGCGACGAAAGGGGCCCGGGGTGGCTGACGTGCGGGAGATGACGGTCGGGGTGCTGGGCGGCACCGGGGCGCAGGGCCGAGGGCTGGCCATCCGGTGGGCGAATGCGGGCCTGAAGGTCGTGATCGGCTCGCGCAAAGCCGAACGCGCCGCGCGGGCGGCGGCGGAGATCGTCGAGATCGCGGGCGGCACCGTCACTGGCCAGGACAACGCCGGATGCGCGGCGGCCTCGGACATCGTGCTGGCCGCGCTGCCCTGGGAAGGCCACGCCGACACGCTCAAGTCCCTGCAAGCCGAGCTCGCGGGCAAGATCGTGATCGACTGCGTCAACCCGCTGGGCTTCGACAAGCAGGGCCCCTACGCGCTGCCGGTACCGGAGGGCAGCGCCGCACAGCTGGCCGAGCAGCTGCTGCCGGAGTCGCGGGTGACCGCGGCGTTCCACCACGTCTCGGCGGTGATCCTGGCCGACCTCGCGGTCAGCCACGTCGACCTGGATGTCCTGGTGCTCGGCGACGACCGCGAGGCCACCGACGTGGTCCGAGCGTTGGCCGACGTGATCCCGGGCGTGCGCGGCATCTACGGCGGACGGCTGCGCAACGCCCACCAGGTGGAGGCGCTCACGGCGAATCTGATCGCCATCAACCGCCGCTACAAGGCCCACGCGGGCCTGCGCATCACCGACGTCTGACGGGTGTTCGCCCACATCGAAGGACCGAATTGTCACTTCGGTCGGGTGGCGGGACCCTGAACGAGGGGGGTGGTCGTGGTGCTGCCGGACGAGGCGAGCAATTGGAGTGACGACGAGCGGGAGCGGGCGGACGCCCTGCTCGATGGGCACGCCGTCGTGGTCAACGTCCGCAAGAGTGGCCCGCACAAGCACCTGGTGCCGTGGCTGGAGGAAGCGGGCCTGCTGACCTACGTCGGGCACGCCGGGCCCCGCCACCACTGGCCGGAGTCGGAGTTCGCCAGCCCGTTCCTCAAGGAAGCCAAGGTCGATCGCGAGGCGATGGTCCGGCACTACGAGAAGTGGCTGGACGAGCAGCCGAACCTGCTCACCAAGCTGCGCGAGGGCGAGCTGAGCGGGCGTGCGCTGGGCTGCTGGTGCGCGCCCAAGCCGTGCCACGCCGACGTGCTCGCCAGACGCGTGGGTTGAGGCGGATCGTCCTGGCGAGGGCGGCGATTTCAATGGAAATCGCCCCGGGCTTAGGGTGGGGGCATGGCCGAGGCACAGTTCAAGGCGGAGACCTCGACACGGGGCGAGTGGGTGCGCCAGGCGAACCGGTTCACCGAGCGGATCACCGCGGACGGTTCATCCGGGTGGCCGGCGCAACCGGACCGGTACCGGCTGGTGGTGAGCCTCGCGTGTCCGTGGGCGCACCGCTCGGTGATCGTGCGGCGGCTGCTCGGGCTGGAAGACGCGCTGTCCATGGGGATCGTCGACCCGATCCGGGACCGGCGCGGCTGGCGCTTCACCCTGGACCCGCAGGGCAAGGACCCCGTGACCAAGATCTCTTTCCTCTCGCAGGCATACCTGCGCGCGGATCTCGAATTCCGCGGGCGCTGCACGGTTCCCGCGATCCTGGATGTCGCCGAGGGCAGGGTGGTCACCAACGACTACCCGCAGCTGACCCTCGACCTGTCCACGGAATGGGCCAAATACCACCGTAACGGCGCTCCGCAGCTGTACCCGGAGCACCTGCGCACCGAGATCGACGAGATCAACGCGGTGGTGTACGCGGACGTCAACAACGGCGTTTACCGTTGCGGCTTCGCCACCTCACAGGAAGCGTACGAGGAGGCATTCGAGCGACTTTTCGCCCGCTTGGACTGGCTTTCCGAGCACCTCGCGGACCGTCGCTACCTGGTCGGCGACACGATCACCGAGGCCGATGTCCGCCTGTTCACCACGCTGGTCCGATTCGACGCGGTCTACCACGGACACTTCAAGTGCAACCGCCAGAAGCTGGCGGAAATGCCGATCCTGTGGGCCTATGCCAGGGACCTGTTCCAAACGCCGGGCTTCGGTGACACGGTCGACTTCGACCACATCAAGCGCCACTACTACGCCACCCACGACCAGATCAACCCGACGAAAATCGTCCCGGTCGGCCCGGACCTGTCGGGCTGGCGGACACCGCACGGCCGAGAAGCGCTGGGCGGCAAGCCATTCGGCACCGGAACCCCACCCGGCTAACCGCCGATCGGGTGGTGCTGGGCTGATCACCGGTTCCCGGGCTTGGCGCGTTCTACCGTCGAACCGTGCTCGATCAAGGCGGCGCGACATCCGCGGATCCCGCGCAGTGGCATGTGCGGATACTTGACGCGCAGTCGGACGTGTTGCTGGGAACGGGTTTCCTGCTGCACGGCGAGTACGCGCTGACCTGCGCGCACGTGATCGGGGCCCGCGCCGAGGTGCGGTTGGACTTCTCCCTTGGCGACCGGGACCGGGTGGTCGCGACCAGAACCGGGTTCAGCGGGAACCAGGCCGAGGCGAGCCGCGACATCGCCCTGCTGCGGTTGGCCGAACCTCGGCACCATTCCTGGTCCGCCCCACTGGTCGAACGAGCCGAGTTGCAACGTCGCGCCGCCGTCTGGTGCTACGGGCATTGCGCGCAGTACCCGGACGGAACGTGGGTGGAGCTGACGGTCGCTGGTCGGGCCGGCGCGGGCGGCGGGCTGATACAGCTGTTCACCGAACCCGCCGGCCGCAACGTGGAGGTGGGGTTCAGCGGCGCCGCGGTGCTGGACAGCCGGGACGAGGCGGTGCTCGGGATGGTGGTGCTGAAGTCCGCCGACAGCCACCCGCACGGCATGGCGTGGATGATCCCGATCCGCACGATCCTCGAACAGCTCCCGGACTTTCAGGGCGCGGTGGTCGAAGATCCTCCGCAACGCAGCGCGGCCCGGCGGTTGGAGCAGTTCGATTCGCGAATCCGCGAGCTGGTTCGCGCGGAGCACCGCGTCGTCGGCCTGCGGCGATGCCTTTCTCGGGCAACGTCGAGCTTGTCCGATTCGCCGTGGAGTTCCAACGAATTCCGGGTCCGGTTGGCAGGATTTCGCCGGAAGGTGGCGGAATCGCCCGACGGCGTGTCGCCGGATGAGCTGGACGGACTTGATCGCGAACTGACAGCGGCCCGCGATTTCGTCGGCGCCGAACGTGCCAGGCTGGAAGAGATCGGTGCGCGTTCGGAGCGGCCGGAAACGGTCGGCGACGTGTGCCCGCGCCCGGATTGCCCCGGCGATCCCGGGCGGATCGACGAGACCGGCTTCTGCGAAGCGTGTTGGCGTCGCCCGCCCGCCGAATCGCCCACGCGCGAGGGCGCCGACGAGTGGCGGTGCGCGGGGCTCGTGACATTGCCGAAGCTGAAATTTCCCAGAGCCGACTGGGCGACCGGTGCGGAGCCGTCCGTTCCTCGGCTGGAGAAGGGCACTTGGGTCGGCCGCGGCCGCTACCAGGTGTGGAAGTACCTGGCGAAAGGCGGCTATGGCTCGATTTACCTGGCGTACGACGAGAACCTCAAACGTGAGGTGGCGCTCAAGGCGTTGAGCGATCGGTACGACCAACGAGCCGCGGGCGCGCTTCGCTCCGAAGCGTGGTACCTGACCCGGCTGGAGCACCGGAATCTGGTGCGAGCGCACGACTTCTTCCAGCACCCCGAGGTGCCGGCCGAGGGTGAGCCGGCGGATTACATCGCGATGGACTACGTCAAAGGCGTGCCGCTGAGCGAGCTGGCGACCCTGCCGCGAAACCGGCAGGATCCACCGCTCATCGCCGAAATCCTGGCCTACGGCTGCGAGATCCTCACCGCGCTCGAGTTCCTGCACCAGCGCGGACTGTGCTACACCGACATGAAGCCGGAGAACGTGATCCGCAGCAGCGACCGGATCGTGATCGTCGACCTCGGCGGGGTGTGGGAAGACCGCAAGGACGGTCGCCGCCCCTCGCTCACCCGGGGTTTCCATCCGGAGCAGGGGCCCGGCAAGTTTCGCCCGTCGGTGAGCACGGACCTCTATTCGGTTGCCCGGACGTTGATCGCGCTGATCGACGACGTCGCCGACGACGATCTCGAAAAGGTGCGCTACAGCATGGATTCGGTGCAATGCGTGCTTGACCGCGCGCTAGATCCGGTTTCCGCCCGGCGGTTCACCTCGGCGGCCGAGATGGCCGATCAGCTCAAGGGCGTGCTGCGGGAGATCATGGCGCTGAGCGGGTTTGCCCAGCGCCACGAGGCGTCCCGCCACTTCGAGCCGGCGACGAGCGATCTGGACGGTGGGCTCGGTGCGGTACCGCCCTTGGAGCACTGGCTCGATGAGCGTGCGGAGCTCACCGCGCTCGGCCGGCCCACCCCGGAGAAGGTCGTGCAGGAACTCCCGGCGCCGTTGGTCGATCCCCACGACCGGCAGGCGGCCTACCTGCTGCGGGTCACGGCCAGCGACTTCCGCCGGTTGACCAGCGAGCTGACGGGCTCGGTGGAGAGCCAGCTGAAAGCCTGCCGGGCGGCTCTCGCGGAGCACGGCGGGCCCGACGTCAGGGCAGCGGCGACGTGTCTGGCCGCAGCCCGGGAGCAGCGGCGCCACGATGCGGAACGGGGGGAGCAGAGCCCCGGCCCGGCTTGGCGGCTGGACTGGCACGCGGGTTTGGTGGCGTTGGCGTCCGCGGACTTCGACGGCGCTTGGCGGCACTTCCGTGAGGTGCGCACCCTCCTGCCCGGCGAGGCGATTCCAGCGGTCGCCCTCGGTTTGTGCTGGGAGTACCGCGGGGATGCCAAGGAGGCCCGGCGTTGTTACGAGGCGGTTTGGCGACGGGACAAAGCACCGGCCGGTGCCACGTTCGGCCTGGCTCGGCTGTTCCTCCGCGATCACAAGCGAGCCGAAGCGGCGCAGGTACTCGATGCTGTTCCCGCCGTTTCCCGGCAATATGACGCCGCACGGATCGCGGCCATCCGCGCGTACCTGATCAAGCTCGGCGAATCCGGTTGGCCGACCGCCGAGGATGTCAGCGAGGCGGCACGACGGGTCAACGAGTTGTTGCGGGACGACGGAGAGCACCGCCGGTACGACGCTGAGGCGCACGTCCGGTTGACGGCTTGGGTGCAGACGGCCGCGTTGGCGGTGCTTGAGCATTCGGCGGCGAAGGTGGAATTCACGGAGCCGCACGAACTCGCGATGTTCGCAGACCCGCCGGGCAGGCGGAATCTCCAGAAGCGGTTGGAGCGTTCCTTCGAGGCGCTGAGCAGGCAGACCCGCAATCCTGCCGAGCACCAGGCGTTGTTGGACCGCAAGAACCGGCTCCGTCCGGTGACCTGGTGGTGATGAGATGGCTGAACAGCCCGATTTGGTGTTGCGGCACAACCCGTTCCTGCCTCCGGCGGCGCGCCGCCTGCGGACGCGGATGGTCGTGCGCGTCCCGAGCCCGGGAGACGAGCTGCGGATCCGGATCCGGCTGCGGCTGGCGAGGGCGGTTCGTGCCGTGCGACGGGTCGACCCGCCCGCGTACTCGGACGCGGGGGCCATCCGCACCGGCGGCGGTGTCGAGGTGCCGCTCGGCGCGGGCTGGTCCGGAATTCGAGAGTACGAGGTCGAATTCGAACTGCGCGATGGCCCGGATGGCGAAGATCTTCAGGCCGCGGTCGTTGATCTGGTGCACGGGGAGCCCGATCGCCCCCGGCCGACCGGCCCGGTCCGGGCGGTCAAGGTGCACTGGACCAGGTTCCCCGGTGGCTCGCGCATCAGCCGCAGTCAGCGCGACCTCGCCGACGCGATCTGGGCCGGCTGCACGGCCTACGAGTCCGGTGATCTGGCAGATGCCGGCCGGTATTGGGCGCAAGCCTGCAGGCGGGCCCGCCGGACCGGGGACAACGACAGCTTGCGGCGGTTGAGCCTGCTGGTCGCGGCGGATCAGATCAGCCCGGACGACGTGATAGCCGCGGGTCGCGTTGGGACTCCCGTGCTCAGGCCCTCCGGTGCTCCTAGTGACGCCGCGGACCGCGATCGTGCGTGCTGACCGCATGGCGTGGCGGTGGGGCACCGCCTGGTCCGGGGCAGGTTGGCGCTGGGTTGGTGACCGTCGCGGGGCCGCCTTGGCCTGGATCAGGACGACGCGTGGAGCACTGTGGACATTAGCGGTTTGTTCGGTGGTGTTGACGTTCGTGGCGATGGAGCCGTCGCTGGTGTACTTCCGCAGCGCGCATGACGTCTCCACTGCGCTGCGCCATCGCCTCGGTCCGATGATCGTCGACGTGCAGGTGGCTAGGAATGCGCTCATCACCGCGAACGAGGCGGCCGTGGCCGCTTTCGCTTCCGGTGGTGCGCCGCTGACCGGGCCCGGCCAGGAGTACTACAACCAGATGGCGATCGCCAGTCAGAGCCTGGCGCATGCCGCCGAGGTCAACGCCGTCGGGCAGCCCGGGACCGAGTCGCTGCAGACGGTCGAGAGCCTGCTCGCGTCCTATTCGGATTCCATCAGCCAGGCCGGCGCGTACTTTCGGGCCGACGACCACCTGATGGGTACCGTCGCGCTGTGGAATGCCTGGCGGCAACTGCACGACCCGCACGGCGGCATCGTCGAGAAGCTCGGCGAACTCCGCGGCCTGCAGGCCGATGCGTTGCACCGGCAGGTGGGCGAGGGCGAGGTCACCGAGGCCGAGACCGCCGCCTGGCTGGCGTGGATGGCCGGCCTGTGCGCGTTCTTGGTGGCCGGTCACGTCTTCATCGTCTGGCGTTTCCGGCGGTTGCTCGGCGGAGTGCTTTTCGCCGCGATCGCCGTGGTCGTGCTGAGCGTCTTCATCGGTGACGTCGTCGACGAAACGGACGCGGACATCGCGGGCTTCAACAGCGCGCTTCGGCAGGTGCTGACAGAACCCGACGGTGAAATGGTGGCGCACCGGACGCTTCTGGCGATGGCTGATGCGCATTGCCGAACCGGAACCGGCGAGTGCGGCCCGACCATGCCCGATCGGTCGGCCCGCGCGGGGGTCGGTGTCGCGGACCGGCCCACCGACCGGTCCGTCAACGTGCGGCTGACCCCCAAGGCGTCCGGAGCGTGGCTGGAGACCGGAATCCCGTGGCTGAGCGTCCTGATCGCCGGACTCGTCGTGACGGGATTCTGGCCTCGCCTCGACGAATACTCATACGGGAAGCGATGATGCGCAGCTGCAAGTGGTTGCTGGTCACGGTCCTGGCGCTGCTAGTCCCGGCTTGCGCCGGACCTGCGGACGCGCCTTCGCAGCGAGAGAGCATCACGGTGCTGGCGTCGTGGACGGGCCAGGAAGAAGCCCAGTTCCGCGCACTGGCGGCGGAGTTCGAGCGAAAGTACGGGTTCCGGTTCCGTGTCGACTACCAGGGGACCCGGGCCCTCGAACAGGTCTTGCTCGCCGACGTGCAGAAGGGCGCGCCGCCGGACATCGCGATCGTGCCGAGCCCGGCGGAGTTGCAGCGCTACGCCGACGCTCCACTCGACCAACCCCGGCTGGTCGAGCTGCCGATGACCTACGGCAACGAGGGCCCCTTGCCCTACGCGATCTTCTGGGAATGGGTGCAGGGTCTCGGCAATGCGGAGAAGCGTTTCGCGGTCGTCGCCAAGGCGGACCTGAAGAGCATCGTGTGGTATCGGCGAAACGGAGCCCCGATTCAACCCGAAAGCTGGGCGGAAATGCTCGCGCTGGGGCGTGCGTCCGGTGGCTGGTGCCTGGGGATGGGGGCACCGCCGGTCTCGGGCTGGCCGGGCACCGACTGGATCGAGGACATCCTGCTGAAGAAGTACGGGCCGGTCGACTACACGGAGTTCGCCCAGGGCCGCATGCGCTGGACGGACGAGAAGATGAAAACCGTCTGGCGCGATGGGGGAGAGGTCCTGGCCGACTCCCGATCGGGCGCTCCGGCGGCGCTGCTGACGGACTTCAGCGATGCGGGTCGGGGCATGTTCGAGCAGCCCCAGCGGTGTTCTCTCGATCACGCCGGATCGTTCTTGAAGAGTCAGTACCAGGCGACCCGCCCCGACGGGACGGCGCCGGTGGCGGGTAAGGACTTCGACTTCTTCCGGTTCCCGCCGCTGTCGCAACCGTCCATCGTCTCGGCGGACCTCGCCGTGATGTTCAACGACTCGCCGGGGGCGAACGCATTCATGCAGTTCCTGGCCTCCACCGAGGGGCAGCGGATCCTGGCCGGGCACCGGGAGGGCAGCGTGTACTCGATCAACCGGAATTTCCTCGGCGGCAGGCTCTATGCCGACCGCCCCGGTGGCGACGTGGACCTGCGCATCGCCGAGGAGATCGGCCAATCCGGCCGGGGGCTTTGCTTCGACGCCTCGGATCTGATGCCCGCGACGATGCGCAGCGCGTTCTACCGGGCGGTGCTGGAGTTCGTCCGGGCGCCCGAGCGGCTCAACGAGATCCTGAACCAGCTGGAGGACGTCCGGCGCCGTCTCGCGGGCCCGCCGCCGGTCGAATCCTGGGCGAGGTTCGCCTGCGTCGGCCCGAATCCCTGACTGGGCCGGGGGCGCGGCAGCAAACCGCGCACCCCGGCGCCGCGTCAGTGGAAGGTGTGTTCCGCGGCCGGGAAGTGGTGACCGCGGACATCGTCGGCGAAACGAGTAGCCGCGTCGGCCAGGATGCCGCCCACGTCGGCGTAGCGTTTGACGAACTTCGCCGTTCGACCAGTGTTCAGGCCCGACATGTCCGTCCAGACCAGCACCTGTGCGTCGCAGTCCGGGCCCGCGCCGATGCCGACCGTCGGGATGTGCAGCTCACCGGTCACCCGCTTGGCCGCCTCCGCCGACACCATCTCCAGCACCACCGAGAACGCGCCCGCCTCCTGCACCGCGAGCGCGTCCGCCAGCAGTTCGTCGGCCTGGTCGCCGCGGCCCTGCACTCGGTAGCCGCCGAGGCCGTGTTCGCTCTGCGGCGTGAAGCCGATGTGGGCCATCACCGGGATGCCCGCCGACACCAGCATCTCGATCTGCGGCGCATAGCGGCGGCCGCCTTCCAGCTTGACCGCGTGCGCGCGGCCCTCCTTCATGAACCGCGTCGCGGTGGCCAGCGCCTGCTCCGGCGAGGCCTGGTAGGAGCCGAACGGGAGGTCGGCCACCACCAGTGCCCGCTCGACCGACCGGGTCACGGCGCGGACCAGCGGCAACAGTTCGTCCACGGTCACCGGTAGCGAGGACTCGTAGCCGTAGACGTTGTTGGCGGCCGAGTCGCCGACCAGCAGGACCGGGATGCCGGCCTGGTCGAAGATCCGCGCCGTGTACATGTCGTAGGAGGTGAGCATCGGCCAGGCCTCGCCGCGCTCCTTCAGCTGCTGGAGGTGATGGATGCGGACCCGCCGCTTGGTCGGCGTGGAGCCGTACGGCGCCGCCGTCTCGCCCTGGTTCTGAGCAGCAGTCATCGTTGACCGTCCTATTCCTCGAGGCCCGCGCCGCGGGTCCCCGGGTCGTGTCGGATGGTTGCGTGGGAAAGCGTCCCACGGGCGCCATCGCACCGGCAGACATCGAGGGCCAATGTCACAGTGCGGGCGACTGGCCGCTGCGGGAGCGTCAACCGATCCAGGGCCGGCTGATGCGCGCGTAGGTGCCGTCGTGCAGCGCGAGATTGAGCCACTGGTTTACCCACTGCTGGAACACCACGTCGCCCTTGGGCAGCAGGTACGCCTTCTCGGTGAAGGTGAAGGGCTGCTCGGGGTGCACCGAGCACAGCTCGGGGTGCTGCTTGGACTGCCACCTGGTTTCGGCGGCGTCGGTCATCATCAGGTCGGCCCTGCCGTCCAGGACCTGCTGGAAGATCGTGTTGTTGTCCGGGTGCTCGACGATGGTGGCCTGCTTGAGGTGCTGCTTGGCGAACTGCTCGTTGGTGCCGCCGGGGTTGACGATGGCGCGGACCCCGGGCCGGTCGATCTGCTGCAACGTCTGGAACCGCGCGGCGTTCTCGCAGCGGGTGATCGGGGTCTTGCCGTCGACCACGTAGGACGTGCTGAAAAACGCCTGCTTCGCCCGCTCCAGGGTGATCGACACTCCGCCGACGGCGATGTCGCACCGCGCGTCGAAGTCGGTGACCAGCGTCTTCCAGGTGCTGGGCACGATCGTCGCCTTGACCCCGAGCTTGCCCGCGAGGTCGTGCGCCATGTCGATGTCGATCCCGCTCCAGGCTCCCGTCGCGTCCCGGTAGGTGAACGGTCGGTAGTCCCCGGTGCTGCAAACCCGCAGCTCGCCGCGCTGGATGATGTCGTCCAACCGACTCGCCCCGGGCTGCTGGGGCGCGGCCGGAGTCATTGAGCACGCCGAACTCAACCCGAGGACGCCCGCCACGGCCAACCCGAACTTCTTCCACCGCATGACGCCTGCCTTTCGATCCCCATTGATCATGCATAGCGGCTCGGATCCGCGAAAACCAGGGCCCGCGGAGGGCGGGCGCGATGAGTTCTGTCGTCGCGAGCGGTCTGCCTGTTCAGGAGATGGCTTGGCGAAGGAGTGGAAACGATGGACGAGCAATTCACCGCGACGCTGCAGAAGAGCCCCAACCGGGGCGGCTGGACCTACGTCATCTGGCCCCGGTCGGTCGAGTACTTCGGCACCCGGGGCCTGGTGAAGGTCCGGGGCACCATCGACGGCCACCCGTTCCGGAGCTCGTTCATGGCCCTCGGCGACGGCACGCACAAGCTGCCGGTGAAAGCAGACGTCCGCAACGCGATCGGTAAGCAAGCCGGCGAGGAGGTGACGGTCCGCCTGCTGGAACGGGTCGTCGACTGACGCAGGTGCCCGATCCGGCTTCTGGCAAAAATGGGAAAACCCGCAGACAACCGAACGGCCTCCCGTGCGTCTTATGACCGGGAGCGCGTGGGAGCGCGGGAGGGAGGCAACTGGGGGTGCCTCCCTCCCAGCCTGTCGCCGTCATCGTGGTTCGGAAGATCTGTGAATATATGTGCCCACTGTGGACAATTCCGGATACCCGTTTGGGGAACGGCCACCCCGCTCACGGACGGGACATCGCGCGGTAGGCGGGCCGGAGTGCTTCGACCGCGTTGGTGTTGCCGATCTTCACCGGAAGCGGTTCCAACTCGTCGAGCAAGGCGTCCGGCACCGTGGGTTCCGGCTCCGGGCCGGTCGCCGATGCCAAAGGTTCCGGGGCCGTCCAGAACGTCTCCAGGCACTCCGACAGCGGCGCCGCGTCGTCCGGTTCCTTGGCCGCCGGGCCGGCGACGGTGCCGCGCAACGCCCGCAGCCGGTCCAGGAGTTCTTCGCGCCCCCGGCCGCGCCAGGCGAGGATCTGGAACGGGTCCTCGTCGAAGGATTCCGCCAGCAGGTAGCAAGCCGCCGCCAGGTGCTTGCACGGGATTTCCCAGTCCGGACAGGAACAATCCATCGTCAGTTCCCGCATCGTCACCGGGAAGAGCTGGAGCCCGACCTCATCGAAGATCCGTTCGATGTCCGTCGGCATCTCCCCGGCCAGC is a window of Saccharopolyspora phatthalungensis DNA encoding:
- a CDS encoding RNB domain-containing ribonuclease; this translates as MAAAGVPPGGTGVAAALPTGRSRTELGPEPGMDFSAIRAELGLPVDYPTAALAEVEQTVAQPVLTGTRVDATDLPLVTVDPPGAKDLDQAVLVQRRRSGFRIHYAIADVAAFVMPGGALDVEARRRGQTLYLPDGNVPLHPARLSEDAASLLPDQVRAAVLWTIDLDSDGLPVRVDVHRALVRSVAQLDYDGVQRSLRLGDPHPSIELLPEVGRLRREQAVLRGAIELGLPEQQVESDGGGGWRLVLRPRLVVEAWNAEISLLTGMCAAEMMLSAGIGVLRTVPDPEPETVAGLRRSATRLGVDWPVDTPPAIALAGLDPIRPEALAVHVAATRLLRGAGYTAFGDGAPAKANHAGIGASYAHVTAPLRRLVDRYSAEVCLAVASDREVPEWVHAALAALPSAMGSSDRVAGQVERACIAQAQAWSLASRIGEEFAATVLRVPNGSAGEVFVADPPVIARCTGGGLGEGQQVRVRLVEADPARRDVAFEVA
- a CDS encoding DUF4326 domain-containing protein, whose amino-acid sequence is MLPDEASNWSDDERERADALLDGHAVVVNVRKSGPHKHLVPWLEEAGLLTYVGHAGPRHHWPESEFASPFLKEAKVDREAMVRHYEKWLDEQPNLLTKLREGELSGRALGCWCAPKPCHADVLARRVG
- a CDS encoding tetratricopeptide repeat protein encodes the protein MLDQGGATSADPAQWHVRILDAQSDVLLGTGFLLHGEYALTCAHVIGARAEVRLDFSLGDRDRVVATRTGFSGNQAEASRDIALLRLAEPRHHSWSAPLVERAELQRRAAVWCYGHCAQYPDGTWVELTVAGRAGAGGGLIQLFTEPAGRNVEVGFSGAAVLDSRDEAVLGMVVLKSADSHPHGMAWMIPIRTILEQLPDFQGAVVEDPPQRSAARRLEQFDSRIRELVRAEHRVVGLRRCLSRATSSLSDSPWSSNEFRVRLAGFRRKVAESPDGVSPDELDGLDRELTAARDFVGAERARLEEIGARSERPETVGDVCPRPDCPGDPGRIDETGFCEACWRRPPAESPTREGADEWRCAGLVTLPKLKFPRADWATGAEPSVPRLEKGTWVGRGRYQVWKYLAKGGYGSIYLAYDENLKREVALKALSDRYDQRAAGALRSEAWYLTRLEHRNLVRAHDFFQHPEVPAEGEPADYIAMDYVKGVPLSELATLPRNRQDPPLIAEILAYGCEILTALEFLHQRGLCYTDMKPENVIRSSDRIVIVDLGGVWEDRKDGRRPSLTRGFHPEQGPGKFRPSVSTDLYSVARTLIALIDDVADDDLEKVRYSMDSVQCVLDRALDPVSARRFTSAAEMADQLKGVLREIMALSGFAQRHEASRHFEPATSDLDGGLGAVPPLEHWLDERAELTALGRPTPEKVVQELPAPLVDPHDRQAAYLLRVTASDFRRLTSELTGSVESQLKACRAALAEHGGPDVRAAATCLAAAREQRRHDAERGEQSPGPAWRLDWHAGLVALASADFDGAWRHFREVRTLLPGEAIPAVALGLCWEYRGDAKEARRCYEAVWRRDKAPAGATFGLARLFLRDHKRAEAAQVLDAVPAVSRQYDAARIAAIRAYLIKLGESGWPTAEDVSEAARRVNELLRDDGEHRRYDAEAHVRLTAWVQTAALAVLEHSAAKVEFTEPHELAMFADPPGRRNLQKRLERSFEALSRQTRNPAEHQALLDRKNRLRPVTWW
- a CDS encoding glutathione S-transferase family protein; the protein is MAEAQFKAETSTRGEWVRQANRFTERITADGSSGWPAQPDRYRLVVSLACPWAHRSVIVRRLLGLEDALSMGIVDPIRDRRGWRFTLDPQGKDPVTKISFLSQAYLRADLEFRGRCTVPAILDVAEGRVVTNDYPQLTLDLSTEWAKYHRNGAPQLYPEHLRTEIDEINAVVYADVNNGVYRCGFATSQEAYEEAFERLFARLDWLSEHLADRRYLVGDTITEADVRLFTTLVRFDAVYHGHFKCNRQKLAEMPILWAYARDLFQTPGFGDTVDFDHIKRHYYATHDQINPTKIVPVGPDLSGWRTPHGREALGGKPFGTGTPPG
- the npdG gene encoding NADPH-dependent F420 reductase → MADVREMTVGVLGGTGAQGRGLAIRWANAGLKVVIGSRKAERAARAAAEIVEIAGGTVTGQDNAGCAAASDIVLAALPWEGHADTLKSLQAELAGKIVIDCVNPLGFDKQGPYALPVPEGSAAQLAEQLLPESRVTAAFHHVSAVILADLAVSHVDLDVLVLGDDREATDVVRALADVIPGVRGIYGGRLRNAHQVEALTANLIAINRRYKAHAGLRITDV